In Vibrio bathopelagicus, the following are encoded in one genomic region:
- a CDS encoding GNAT family N-acetyltransferase → MTGNHQPLNTLPDGQSVSLSEAQDSYCVEVSSGVVEVVRETNQFWRLTQMTALNAEQLTAFALLFSANPDIRTIELGLFKSEVLDSLCFETGEGLKVLWREAIMQIPELWLKNRHQTLYPHKQILDAAGYHPARPKPLLGELYRRYIPDLNAVLTLEGLDVDKHLTFFNKWQNSHRVANFWEQTGSLEEHRTYLEESIKNNKNQLLIVCLDNQPFAYIEVYWTKEDRIAPYYAAGDYDRGIHMLVGEESHRGAHKVAAWLPSVCHFIYLSDPRTEKIVSEPRADNDKMIGYLQKYGFAKVKEFEFPHKRAALMCQLKDSFFSNEF, encoded by the coding sequence ATGACTGGTAACCACCAGCCTTTGAACACTCTGCCCGATGGGCAGAGTGTTTCTTTAAGTGAGGCACAAGACAGTTACTGCGTTGAAGTAAGTTCCGGTGTGGTTGAAGTGGTGCGTGAAACAAACCAGTTTTGGCGCCTAACCCAAATGACAGCGTTAAACGCGGAGCAACTTACTGCTTTTGCACTCCTGTTCTCAGCTAACCCAGATATTCGAACTATTGAACTCGGATTGTTTAAAAGTGAAGTGTTGGATTCTTTGTGCTTTGAAACTGGCGAAGGCTTAAAGGTGCTATGGCGTGAAGCCATTATGCAAATTCCTGAACTTTGGCTTAAGAATCGACATCAAACGCTTTACCCCCATAAACAAATCCTCGATGCGGCAGGCTATCACCCCGCTAGGCCAAAGCCCTTATTGGGTGAGTTGTATCGTCGTTATATTCCTGATCTTAACGCCGTTCTCACTCTAGAAGGCTTAGATGTCGACAAGCACTTAACCTTCTTCAATAAGTGGCAAAACAGTCACCGGGTTGCGAATTTCTGGGAGCAAACGGGCTCACTGGAAGAGCACAGAACTTATCTAGAAGAGTCGATTAAAAACAATAAAAATCAGCTTCTTATTGTGTGTTTAGACAATCAGCCTTTTGCCTACATCGAAGTGTATTGGACCAAAGAAGATCGAATCGCACCGTATTACGCTGCAGGTGATTATGACCGTGGAATCCACATGCTGGTAGGGGAAGAGTCTCACCGTGGCGCTCATAAAGTTGCGGCTTGGTTACCCTCGGTTTGTCATTTCATTTATTTATCCGATCCCCGAACTGAAAAGATTGTCAGTGAGCCACGAGCCGATAACGACAAGATGATCGGGTATCTACAAAAATACGGTTTTGCCAAAGTTAAAGAATTTGAATTTCCGCATAAGCGTGCGGCTTTGATGTGTCAGTTGAAAGACAGCTTCTTCAGCAACGAGTTTTAG
- a CDS encoding non-ribosomal peptide synthetase has protein sequence MSHLKDKSHIQTKNHSKTTTQPKATSQGKIDKHALAKRFLQLGKPEQIKFIELLSNKGLDFEKLPIVSVGSEQQVELSPAQQRLWDIYCLDKGNSAYHMSGTFHVNGELDIERLTAFVNQVLERHDVLRTRFITNATGQVIQFVDKAAAMYPVSIDAQSWSQEQVQEAQQEFIAKAFELEAELPIRMQCLQLGEGSWKLQLVMHHIVSDGWSIGVFLNELIALYQQGKLPELPVQYRDYSHWQSALLEAGKGLQHIEFWKRELEKTDSSLLFPWNSEVTPNQRRIADSISYELSESQSQKLKQIARQLSVTTSSLWLGVWQAALAKVTHRSDISVGVPMANRTRHEVSNLIGFFVNTMVIQQSVTPSSRLSDVIEEAHHKVLEAQEHQLLPFDQLVNALMNEQKTSEQKVIERKAGQTPLFQVLFNHQNSLADDIQLDSQLTLSAEEQSGQFALFDIALDVRETERKTAVVLTYSKDRIDSDTMVELNAALESLISELDIKAGKNLAQISHLTPHDASVLEKLSQPEGDWTFQSIVELIAQQAHVQPDAIALKHQDLELSYQQLDSASSLLASRILAQGVQRDQAIGVLFERGVDMIVAMVAVMKAGGAFLPLDPDYPTERLAYMIQDSKAGFVVTQQGLESRWQNIQSEFDTLLPQVSSFVYCLKDLTQSLDTREYEQAELAPTILPEQLAYIIYTSGSTGKPKGVAINHIGLSMHVQTIGQQYGMTPEDVELHFASISFDGAVERWTVPLAFGSKLVIRDQELWSVEKTCEVLRDDNITIACFPPSYVGPLLDWIEYKKPSLNVRSWTLGGEAFTAETYQRLQQIVKPPRIINGYGPTETVVTPMIWRAYPQDKLNSAYAPIGQPVGERRLYVLDAQLNKVAFGKVGELYIGGEVGLARGYLEQPDLTSERFIPDPFTNTGNGSDGSIGERMYRTGDLVRWNNEGVMEYIGRVDQQVKIRGFRVELGEIESRLQSISKVEHCVVVVKEVGQQKQLFGYLQSREPERFELDDILEALSRELPDYMVPSQLMVLDKLPLTPAGKVDRASLPTMDGKTQSVATLVLPKTEQEMLLVDIWQQLLGTAQVSCSDNFFALGGDSILCLQMVSKVRVAGYNLTPQQVFEAKTLTDLAEALDIHKAAKERVLTEEAFGLMPIQAHFFAQAFPEPDYWNQHICVELKQDMNTDYLELAIQALVKQHPSLRLAFNQQQGHWKQQYQPYQEREYLWRTSVDSEEAFSAFAQEIQQSMDIASGRLIQAGYAELSESPNRLMIAIHHLAVDGVSWRILLDDLWKAYQQQVAGQVIELVPNSSAMDETVQSIEQWSSSEQGKLMQYTWHELAENSSNLLENRPDIAPAFYQDKQAYKTKLSSELSQTLLRVSNTSHGDTQSVLITALVSALASEEQTDVPLYLEGHGRESSVFSNVDLSRMVGWTTSLYPMVGHFQPDILSVLRQTREYLENVKKDGGIGYGLRYLNQNANDTYRASATFNYLGQYTSDGFVHWCAPIEDGSSPQSGLNQMLTPLVVNAQVVSGQLSLSWEFATTHYSLADIEQIATQYVASLTALIAAMNEEAQTAQTNECSPNLRLIEKLNSTADENEPVFCIHPVTGRVTGYQRLAQALEGERSVFGIKSKSFISDDVFDTSFADMAETYYQTIKQIQPCGPYRLVGWSLGGALAQEIVNRLEKNDDDVAFVGLLDCYVPGTEIAEDQWDSPTSKTKLIEHISLLLGSITEEQGKRCVQLLDSVVPSRWPEVFNTWLSENQFDRYMADNAKQMLYSWAVEQHMRALCRGYQLPKIKTQLHCWWAGQPNGRSELLSKGLNNYNDLQFSAVVDTDHLGIVQNNTVIKDLYRHLYCE, from the coding sequence ATGAGCCACCTAAAAGATAAGAGCCATATACAAACAAAGAATCACTCCAAAACGACGACTCAACCTAAAGCCACTAGCCAAGGGAAAATAGACAAACACGCGTTAGCAAAACGTTTTTTACAACTGGGCAAACCGGAACAAATTAAGTTTATCGAGTTGCTTAGTAACAAAGGCTTAGATTTTGAAAAGCTACCGATTGTATCGGTCGGTAGTGAACAGCAAGTGGAGTTGTCTCCGGCACAACAGCGCTTGTGGGATATCTATTGCTTGGACAAGGGTAACAGCGCCTATCATATGTCCGGTACGTTCCATGTAAATGGAGAGTTGGATATTGAGCGCTTAACGGCATTCGTTAACCAAGTGTTGGAGCGCCATGATGTGTTACGAACGCGCTTTATTACTAATGCTACAGGGCAGGTTATTCAGTTTGTTGATAAAGCTGCAGCGATGTATCCGGTCAGTATCGATGCTCAAAGCTGGAGCCAAGAGCAAGTACAAGAGGCACAGCAAGAATTTATCGCCAAAGCCTTTGAACTTGAGGCAGAGTTGCCCATTCGAATGCAGTGCTTACAGCTTGGTGAGGGTTCATGGAAGCTACAGCTTGTCATGCACCATATTGTATCTGATGGTTGGTCTATAGGTGTATTCTTGAATGAGCTTATAGCCCTTTATCAACAAGGCAAGCTACCTGAATTACCTGTTCAATATCGTGATTACTCTCATTGGCAAAGTGCTTTGTTGGAGGCGGGGAAAGGCCTACAACACATTGAGTTTTGGAAGCGTGAACTTGAGAAAACGGATTCAAGCCTACTGTTCCCTTGGAATAGTGAAGTTACCCCAAATCAAAGACGTATAGCCGATTCCATTAGCTATGAATTAAGCGAGTCGCAGTCTCAAAAACTCAAACAGATTGCACGCCAATTGTCGGTGACAACTTCAAGCCTCTGGTTGGGTGTTTGGCAGGCCGCATTAGCGAAGGTAACGCATCGCTCAGATATTTCTGTTGGTGTACCAATGGCGAATCGCACACGTCATGAAGTCTCTAATCTGATTGGATTCTTTGTGAATACCATGGTGATTCAGCAATCCGTAACGCCAAGCAGTCGGTTATCTGATGTTATTGAAGAGGCTCATCACAAAGTACTTGAGGCGCAAGAGCATCAATTGTTGCCGTTTGATCAACTGGTCAATGCTCTGATGAATGAACAAAAGACCAGTGAGCAAAAGGTTATTGAGCGAAAAGCTGGGCAAACGCCCTTGTTTCAAGTGCTATTCAATCATCAAAACTCATTAGCTGATGATATTCAGTTAGACAGCCAACTTACTCTGTCGGCAGAGGAACAAAGTGGTCAATTTGCGTTATTCGATATTGCATTGGATGTGCGTGAGACTGAGCGAAAAACAGCTGTGGTGTTGACCTATTCGAAGGATCGAATTGATTCAGATACGATGGTTGAGCTGAATGCTGCACTTGAAAGTTTGATCAGCGAGTTAGACATTAAGGCGGGCAAAAATCTAGCTCAAATTAGTCATTTAACACCACACGATGCTTCAGTGTTAGAGAAGCTTTCGCAACCAGAAGGTGACTGGACGTTCCAGTCGATCGTTGAATTAATTGCTCAACAAGCACATGTACAACCTGATGCCATCGCATTGAAGCATCAAGACCTTGAGTTGAGTTATCAACAGCTGGACTCGGCGTCATCTCTATTAGCGTCCCGAATCCTTGCTCAAGGCGTGCAGCGCGATCAAGCTATTGGTGTGCTCTTTGAAAGAGGAGTGGACATGATTGTCGCTATGGTTGCGGTAATGAAAGCGGGTGGGGCATTTCTGCCACTTGATCCTGACTATCCAACTGAGCGTTTGGCATACATGATTCAGGATTCTAAGGCTGGGTTTGTGGTTACCCAGCAAGGCTTAGAGTCACGTTGGCAGAATATTCAATCTGAGTTTGACACATTATTACCTCAAGTAAGCTCTTTCGTTTATTGCCTGAAAGACTTAACCCAATCTTTAGACACGCGAGAATATGAACAAGCAGAATTAGCGCCGACGATACTTCCTGAACAACTGGCTTACATTATTTATACGTCAGGCTCTACTGGTAAGCCCAAAGGCGTAGCGATCAATCACATAGGTTTGTCGATGCACGTTCAAACCATTGGTCAGCAGTACGGCATGACGCCAGAGGATGTTGAGCTTCACTTCGCTTCAATTAGCTTTGATGGTGCCGTTGAGCGTTGGACTGTACCGTTGGCGTTTGGCAGTAAGCTTGTCATTCGAGACCAAGAGTTGTGGAGTGTCGAGAAAACCTGCGAAGTGCTACGTGATGACAATATCACCATCGCCTGTTTTCCTCCGAGTTATGTTGGGCCATTACTTGACTGGATTGAATACAAAAAGCCGTCACTCAACGTTCGTTCTTGGACACTTGGTGGCGAAGCCTTCACCGCGGAAACCTATCAGCGCTTGCAACAGATCGTGAAACCTCCTCGCATTATCAATGGCTATGGCCCAACAGAAACTGTGGTCACCCCTATGATTTGGCGCGCGTACCCGCAAGACAAATTAAACAGCGCCTATGCGCCGATTGGACAACCTGTTGGTGAGCGTCGTTTATACGTTTTAGATGCGCAGCTCAACAAAGTGGCGTTTGGGAAAGTCGGGGAGCTGTACATTGGTGGAGAAGTCGGCCTTGCTCGCGGTTACTTGGAGCAGCCTGACTTAACTTCGGAGCGCTTCATACCCGATCCGTTTACTAATACAGGTAATGGCAGTGACGGATCAATAGGCGAACGAATGTATCGCACTGGGGATCTGGTTCGTTGGAATAACGAAGGTGTGATGGAATATATCGGCCGTGTAGACCAACAGGTTAAGATCCGAGGGTTCCGCGTCGAGTTGGGTGAAATTGAAAGTCGTCTGCAATCTATCTCTAAAGTTGAACACTGTGTGGTCGTCGTCAAAGAGGTCGGCCAGCAAAAACAGTTGTTTGGTTACTTACAGAGTCGTGAGCCTGAGCGTTTTGAACTTGATGATATTCTCGAAGCGCTTTCAAGAGAATTACCTGATTATATGGTACCAAGCCAATTGATGGTGTTGGATAAGCTACCATTAACCCCTGCCGGAAAAGTCGACAGAGCGTCACTTCCAACTATGGATGGAAAAACCCAATCTGTTGCGACACTTGTGTTACCAAAAACCGAGCAAGAAATGTTACTTGTGGATATATGGCAACAGCTCTTAGGCACAGCTCAAGTGAGCTGCTCGGATAATTTCTTTGCATTGGGTGGTGATTCGATTCTTTGCTTACAAATGGTGAGCAAAGTACGCGTTGCAGGGTACAACCTAACACCACAACAAGTATTTGAAGCAAAAACGCTAACCGACCTAGCCGAAGCGTTGGATATTCATAAAGCCGCGAAAGAACGCGTGTTAACCGAAGAAGCGTTTGGGCTAATGCCAATACAAGCTCACTTCTTTGCTCAAGCGTTTCCTGAGCCCGATTATTGGAACCAGCATATTTGTGTCGAGCTTAAACAAGACATGAATACTGACTATTTGGAGTTAGCGATTCAAGCCTTGGTAAAACAGCACCCAAGCTTGAGACTGGCGTTCAATCAACAGCAAGGTCATTGGAAACAACAGTATCAGCCTTATCAGGAACGTGAGTACCTATGGCGCACCTCGGTGGATTCTGAAGAAGCATTTTCAGCGTTTGCGCAAGAGATACAGCAAAGTATGGATATTGCTTCTGGCAGGCTAATTCAAGCCGGTTATGCAGAACTTTCGGAATCGCCGAATCGGTTGATGATAGCGATTCATCACTTAGCTGTGGATGGTGTGTCCTGGCGAATTCTATTAGATGACCTCTGGAAAGCGTATCAACAGCAAGTTGCGGGGCAAGTTATCGAACTGGTGCCAAATTCGAGTGCAATGGATGAAACCGTTCAGTCGATTGAGCAGTGGTCGTCAAGCGAGCAAGGTAAGTTGATGCAATACACTTGGCATGAATTGGCGGAGAACTCGTCTAATTTACTCGAAAACCGACCAGATATCGCTCCGGCTTTTTATCAAGATAAACAGGCCTATAAAACCAAACTTTCAAGCGAACTCAGTCAAACGTTGTTACGTGTTTCAAACACCAGTCATGGAGATACACAGAGTGTGTTGATTACTGCACTAGTGTCAGCACTAGCGAGTGAAGAGCAAACTGATGTACCTCTTTATCTAGAGGGGCATGGCCGAGAATCTTCTGTATTTTCGAACGTCGACCTTTCACGAATGGTGGGGTGGACAACGAGTTTGTATCCGATGGTTGGGCATTTTCAGCCTGATATTCTCAGTGTGCTTAGGCAAACTCGGGAGTATCTAGAAAACGTTAAAAAAGACGGTGGTATCGGTTATGGCTTGAGGTATCTAAACCAAAATGCCAATGATACATATCGTGCAAGCGCGACCTTTAACTATCTTGGCCAATATACAAGCGATGGCTTCGTACACTGGTGTGCGCCTATTGAAGATGGGAGCTCGCCTCAATCCGGGTTAAATCAGATGCTGACACCGCTTGTAGTAAACGCACAAGTTGTGTCTGGCCAGCTGAGTTTGTCATGGGAGTTCGCAACGACGCATTATTCATTGGCTGACATTGAGCAGATCGCAACTCAGTATGTTGCGAGTTTAACGGCTCTTATCGCGGCAATGAATGAGGAAGCTCAAACCGCGCAGACCAATGAATGCTCACCCAATCTGCGACTGATTGAAAAACTCAATAGTACCGCTGACGAGAATGAACCTGTTTTCTGCATCCACCCTGTGACAGGGCGCGTGACCGGCTACCAAAGGCTTGCACAGGCTCTTGAAGGTGAAAGAAGTGTGTTTGGAATCAAGTCGAAGAGCTTCATTTCAGATGATGTTTTTGATACGTCGTTCGCTGATATGGCGGAAACCTATTATCAAACAATCAAGCAGATACAGCCATGTGGACCTTATCGGTTAGTAGGCTGGTCGTTAGGCGGGGCACTTGCTCAAGAAATCGTAAATCGTCTAGAGAAAAATGACGATGATGTTGCGTTCGTTGGTTTACTCGATTGTTATGTGCCAGGCACCGAAATCGCGGAAGATCAGTGGGACTCTCCAACCTCAAAAACCAAGCTCATAGAGCACATTTCATTACTATTAGGCTCCATTACCGAAGAGCAAGGAAAACGGTGTGTGCAGTTGCTCGATTCCGTGGTGCCATCAAGATGGCCAGAAGTGTTTAATACATGGTTATCGGAAAATCAGTTCGATAGATACATGGCAGATAACGCGAAACAAATGCTCTATAGCTGGGCTGTTGAACAGCACATGCGTGCTTTGTGTCGTGGGTATCAATTACCCAAGATAAAAACCCAGTTGCATTGCTGGTGGGCAGGGCAACCAAATGGGCGCTCAGAGCTGTTATCAAAAGGGTTGAATAACTATAACGACCTCCAATTTTCCGCTGTTGTAGACACTGATCATTTAGGAATCGTGCAGAACAATACAGTAATCAAAGACTTATACAGACATTTGTATTGTGAATAA
- a CDS encoding lysine N(6)-hydroxylase/L-ornithine N(5)-oxygenase family protein: protein MTKQIKEYDVLGVGFGPANLSIAIALEEQAKDKGLSYCFLEQKSHFEWHGGMLLDGTRMQISCLKDLVTLRNPTSPYSFVNYLHTKDRLNAFINLGSMNPSRLEFNDYLTWVANQFSDRVNYGQRVIDIEAIEENGLSSKVKVTSTDIHGNQTVRIAKNLIVGMGGMPKLPKQFEGHDNEQIIHSSKYKAWRETFKGNSKPKIAIVGAGQSAAEIFVDLTNRYSDGEVHMVNRRFALHPADDSPFVNEVFDPEFTDHMYESTQEQRDHILSRFSATNYSVVDTEELNAIYELLYLQKVTGEGKHQHLRCHDIQEVAMKDDKVALRLNDTINKTQAWNEYDAIILATGYRYDEFNQMLSSIEPLIDSKSVGRSYQLDMKSNCEVKIFLQGCCESSHGLSDTLLSVLAVRSKEIVDALLCSSNKAAETEKV, encoded by the coding sequence ATGACGAAACAAATTAAGGAATATGATGTTCTCGGAGTAGGCTTTGGTCCTGCTAACTTATCGATAGCTATTGCACTAGAAGAGCAGGCTAAAGATAAAGGCTTAAGTTATTGCTTCTTGGAGCAAAAATCTCATTTTGAATGGCACGGTGGTATGTTGCTTGATGGAACAAGAATGCAAATATCGTGTTTGAAAGATCTGGTGACATTGCGGAATCCAACGAGCCCTTACTCATTCGTTAACTATTTGCACACCAAAGATAGGCTTAACGCTTTCATTAACCTAGGCAGTATGAATCCTTCTCGCCTCGAGTTTAATGACTACCTAACGTGGGTCGCTAATCAGTTCTCAGATCGAGTGAATTACGGCCAACGAGTCATTGATATTGAGGCTATTGAAGAGAATGGTCTTAGTTCTAAAGTGAAAGTCACGTCTACCGATATCCACGGTAATCAAACGGTTCGAATTGCGAAGAACCTTATTGTTGGTATGGGCGGTATGCCAAAGCTTCCTAAACAGTTTGAAGGTCATGATAACGAACAAATCATTCACTCCTCGAAGTACAAAGCGTGGCGTGAAACGTTTAAGGGAAATTCAAAGCCTAAAATCGCAATCGTGGGCGCAGGGCAGAGTGCCGCTGAAATATTCGTTGATCTGACGAACCGTTACTCAGACGGTGAAGTTCACATGGTTAACCGCCGCTTTGCATTGCACCCAGCTGATGACAGCCCGTTTGTAAACGAGGTGTTTGACCCTGAATTTACCGACCACATGTATGAAAGCACGCAAGAGCAACGTGACCACATTCTGTCCCGTTTTAGCGCGACCAACTATTCAGTTGTGGATACAGAAGAACTCAACGCGATTTATGAGCTACTTTATTTGCAGAAAGTAACGGGTGAAGGTAAACATCAACATCTACGTTGCCATGACATCCAAGAAGTAGCAATGAAAGACGACAAAGTAGCGTTGCGACTGAATGACACGATCAACAAGACGCAAGCATGGAATGAATATGATGCGATCATTCTTGCTACCGGTTATCGATACGATGAGTTCAATCAAATGCTTAGCTCTATTGAACCCTTGATTGATAGCAAATCGGTAGGGCGTTCATACCAATTAGACATGAAGTCAAATTGCGAAGTTAAGATTTTCCTGCAGGGTTGCTGTGAGTCTTCACACGGTCTGAGTGATACACTGCTTTCTGTGTTGGCTGTGCGTTCTAAAGAAATCGTCGATGCGCTTCTTTGTAGCTCTAATAAAGCGGCAGAGACTGAAAAAGTTTAG
- a CDS encoding TonB-dependent siderophore receptor: MRTPTALAVALVISSGMVQANEDETVVVIGQQLEDSSVGPDFSYVGLSSRTATKTDVAIGETPRAISIVTREQMDDRASISIADALQYTPSIQANYFGEDNKQDWFVIRGFKQANSGLYQDGTRLYSSGFYSWQIDPFGLERVEILRGPGSALYGQTPPGGVINVISKRPQFDGGSGQFAIEYGTDDRKQISLDVNTEVNDKMAFRLQALGRKNGSRVDGVEAERIFIAPSLAYKFTDDTKITLLTSYQKDDSDPYLQFLPMEGTLTSNPNGKISDSTAVGNTDWETFEREQLSVGYEFEHHFNDSTYFMQNTRYSKMDINLRQMYSLGYAKDYGLGVYDPTDSKILRGASTEEGTSDAFNIDNRVIHTFKTGVVEHTLLAGIDYQNIDIDSKDYAADPFVADGNSSIGIPVPGVGLVSIANPLFDVFNPSYSNNVTLLDSNFSVIDESDRQTTKTKNNQLGLYLQDQMMIADKWAVQIGVRYDDSQNKTHNTTTGAKTKVDNEEWTTNFGVAYLMDSGFTPYASYAQSFNPIIQLDVNGDPAKPERGEQYEVGLKYQPRSFDGYFNIAAFEVSKENLARQVAGQLTQIGEVRNRGIELEAVANVTEELTLIGNVSFIDSEITEDANSSYVGNTPSQIADQLASAWANYRFLSGPLDGLTVGAGARYVGDSYADNTETNVVPSYTLFDATVSYRIEDYKFQVAAKNLADKEYVATCDFYCFYGDRRNVIASVTYDW, from the coding sequence ATGCGTACCCCAACAGCTCTTGCGGTCGCTTTAGTAATATCGTCAGGAATGGTTCAGGCCAACGAAGATGAAACCGTTGTTGTTATTGGGCAACAGCTTGAAGATAGCTCAGTAGGGCCTGATTTTAGTTATGTTGGATTGAGTAGTCGTACGGCAACCAAAACAGATGTAGCGATAGGTGAGACACCTCGTGCTATTTCGATTGTGACTCGTGAGCAGATGGACGATAGAGCGTCGATCAGTATTGCCGATGCACTGCAGTACACGCCAAGCATTCAAGCAAACTATTTTGGTGAAGATAACAAGCAAGATTGGTTTGTTATCCGCGGCTTCAAGCAGGCAAACAGCGGTTTGTATCAAGACGGAACGCGTTTGTACTCATCCGGTTTCTACAGCTGGCAAATCGACCCGTTTGGTTTGGAGCGTGTAGAAATCTTACGTGGTCCAGGATCAGCGTTGTACGGCCAAACCCCTCCAGGTGGTGTTATTAACGTAATAAGTAAGCGTCCACAGTTTGATGGTGGTTCTGGTCAGTTTGCGATTGAATACGGTACTGACGATCGCAAGCAAATCAGTTTAGATGTGAACACTGAAGTTAATGACAAAATGGCATTCCGCCTACAAGCGCTTGGTCGTAAAAATGGTAGCCGTGTCGATGGTGTAGAAGCTGAACGCATTTTTATTGCGCCTTCTCTGGCTTACAAATTCACAGACGACACCAAAATTACGCTACTCACTAGCTACCAAAAAGATGATTCTGATCCGTATCTGCAATTCTTGCCAATGGAAGGGACGTTAACGTCGAATCCAAATGGAAAAATCAGTGATAGCACTGCGGTAGGTAATACAGATTGGGAAACGTTCGAGCGCGAACAACTGTCAGTAGGTTACGAATTTGAACATCATTTCAATGACAGCACTTACTTCATGCAGAACACGCGTTACAGCAAGATGGACATTAACCTTCGTCAAATGTACTCGCTTGGTTACGCTAAAGATTACGGCTTAGGTGTTTATGACCCAACAGATAGTAAAATCCTGCGTGGTGCATCAACGGAGGAAGGTACGTCTGACGCATTCAATATCGACAACCGTGTTATACATACCTTTAAAACAGGGGTTGTAGAACATACGTTACTTGCTGGTATTGATTACCAAAACATCGATATTGATAGTAAAGATTATGCTGCAGACCCATTTGTTGCTGATGGCAATAGTTCTATCGGTATTCCAGTACCTGGAGTGGGCTTAGTTTCAATCGCTAACCCATTGTTTGACGTGTTTAATCCATCGTATAGCAATAACGTTACTCTGCTTGATTCAAACTTTAGTGTTATTGACGAATCTGATCGCCAAACCACCAAGACCAAAAACAATCAGCTAGGCCTGTATCTACAAGACCAAATGATGATTGCCGATAAGTGGGCAGTGCAGATTGGGGTCCGTTACGATGATTCTCAAAATAAGACACATAACACGACAACAGGTGCTAAGACCAAGGTTGATAACGAAGAGTGGACAACTAACTTCGGTGTTGCTTATCTAATGGATAGCGGCTTTACACCTTACGCAAGCTACGCACAATCATTTAACCCGATTATTCAACTAGACGTAAATGGCGACCCGGCTAAACCAGAACGCGGTGAGCAGTACGAAGTAGGTTTGAAATACCAACCGCGTAGTTTCGATGGTTACTTCAACATTGCCGCATTCGAAGTGTCGAAAGAAAACTTAGCGCGTCAGGTTGCCGGTCAACTCACTCAAATCGGCGAAGTTCGTAACCGTGGTATTGAACTAGAAGCGGTTGCAAACGTAACGGAAGAGTTGACGTTAATTGGTAACGTGTCATTCATTGATTCTGAAATTACTGAAGATGCAAACAGCAGTTATGTGGGTAATACACCATCGCAAATTGCTGACCAACTGGCTTCGGCTTGGGCAAACTACCGCTTCTTGAGTGGTCCTCTCGATGGCCTAACAGTGGGTGCTGGTGCTCGTTACGTTGGTGATTCTTACGCCGACAATACAGAAACTAATGTTGTTCCTTCATACACACTGTTTGATGCAACTGTCAGCTACCGTATTGAAGACTACAAGTTCCAAGTCGCTGCAAAAAACCTAGCAGACAAAGAGTACGTTGCAACGTGTGATTTCTACTGCTTCTACGGTGACCGCCGTAACGTAATTGCGAGCGTAACCTATGACTGGTAA